The genomic DNA CGGTCCCGGTACCAGCCGGTCCAGACGTCGGTCGACTCCGATGACTCCGATGACATGGCGCGGACTGTAGCGGTACATCCGTCCCCGGCGTGACCCCGGACACCCCCGGCGCCCGACTTCAGGTGATCTCGGCGCTGTCGCCCCGGTCGTCCTCCGGCCGTTCCGCGGCCTCGTGCGGCGCCCTCCCGAAGAGGTCGCACCGCGGGTTGTGGCACGGTCGGGGCCGCCAGGTGGGGACCCACGCGCCGAGCACCTTGCTCCGGTGTATGGCCTTACCGACAGGCTGTCCGCAGGAGGGGCACACCGGCTCGGCGGCCGGCGCCTCCCGCGGGCGGCGGACGGTACGGCGTCCTTCGCTGCCCATGCCTCCAGGGTATTGCGGTTCAGCGGTTCCGGCCGTACCGGCGGACGACGACGCCGTTGCCGAAGCTCCGGACGTCGTGCAGGACGAAGTCGGCGAGGGCGAAGCGGACGCCGCCGAACATCGGCATCCCCGAGCCGTAGAGCTGCGGGTACGTCTTGACCACCAGCTCGTCGACCTCGTCCATCAGCTCACCGGCGACGCCGGCGCCGCCGCACAGCCAGATGCCGAGCGGCCCCTCCCGCGCCTTCAGGGCACGGACGCGGGCGGCCAGGTCGTCCGCGACGATCTCCACGTCGGGGTGGGGGGAGGCCCCCATGGTGCGGGAGGCGACGATCTGCCGGAGGTGGCCGTACGGACTGGGCATGCCGGCGTCCAGGCCGAGCCGGTAGCTGCCGCGCCCCTGGATGACGGTGTCGAAGTGCCGGTTGGGGGCGTCGGCGATACCGAGCGCCCGGCGCCCCTCGGTGTTGACGGTCTCGGGGTACTCGGTGGCGAGATAGCCGAGGTACTCCTCGTCCAGGAAGCGGAACATGGAGGAGGCGTCGCCCTCCGGGTCGCCGATGAAGCCGTCGATCGAGCAGGCGACGAGGTACGTCAGGGTGCGCAAACCGTGGTCCTTCGCGTTCTCGGGGGTTCGATGGGGCGGCGTGGCCCACAACCACTACAGTCATAGTGCTACGCCTGTAGTGGTTGCAGCAAGGACGATTTTCGGACACCCGCCCCGCCGGGGCGGAGAGGGAGGAAGGCCCATGGCCGGCAATCCGGCGCGCAGGTTCGCGCTGCTCGACGCCGCCATCGACGTACTGGCCCGCGAGGGGGCCCGGGGGTTGACGTTCCGGGCGGTGGACGCGCGGGCCGGCGTCCCGGCCGGCACGGCGTCCAACTACTTCTCCAGCCGGGACGACCTGCTCACCCAGGTGGGGTCCCGCATCCACGTCCGCATGACCCCGCCGCCCGAGCGGATCGAGGCGGCGATGCGCCCCGAGCCCGACCGCCGGCTGGTCGCCGGACTGATGAAGTGGCTGGTCCAACGCATGACGGAGGAGCGCGCCGGCTACCTGGCGATGCTGGAGCTGCGGCTGGAGGCCACCCGCCGCCCGGCGCTCCGGGCCGAGCTGAGCAGGGCCGTGCGCGAGGAGCTCGACCGCAGCACCCGCTTCCACCTGGACTCGGGGCTGCCCGGCGACGCCGGCACCGTCCTCACCCTCTACCTCGCCATGACCGGCCTGCTGCTGGAGCACCTCACCCTGCCCGGCGTGCTCCCCCGGCGGAGCTGGACCGGACGGTCGACGCCCTCGTCGAACGCATCGTGCCGGAGGCCCGCACGGACCGGGACCGGTAGCCGGAGGCCCGCACGGACCGGGACCGCGGCCCCGCCGCGCACGGCGGCCGGGGAGGCGCTCCTCCGCCCCGTCCGGAGCGGACCGCCCCCCCGCCCGAGGCCGAACCCGGCCCGCCCAGGACCGGGCCCCGCCCGAGCCGGACCGCGGGCGCGCACAATGGGCGGGTGATCCCACGCGACCCCGCCGCCCCGGAGCCGCGGCTCGCCGCCTTGGAGCCGCGGCCGCCCTCGCCGCTGCGGCCGGTCGACGACGACCGGTTCGCCCGGCGCGGACTGCGGCTGCTGCTCAAGCGCGACGACCTGATCCACCCGGACCTGGTGGGCAACAAGTGGCGGAAGCTGGCCCCCACCCTGGCCGCGGCGGCCGGGCGGCCGGTGCTGACCTTCGGCGGGGCGTACTCCAACCACCTGCGGGCCACCGCGGCGGCCGGACGGCTGCTGGGCTTCCCGACCGTCGGCGTGGTCCGCGGCGACGAGCTGGCCGGGCGGCCGCTGAACCGGTCGCTGGAGCGGTGCGCGGCGGACGGGATGCGCCTGGTCTTCGTCGACCGGGCGACGTACCGCGCGAAGGGCGACCCGGAGGTGGTGGCGCGGCTGCTGGAGGACGCGCCGGAGGGCACGGTGGTCGTCCCGGAGGGCGGCAGCGGCGCGGCGGCGGTGCGCGGCTGCGCGGAGCTGGGCCGGGAGCTGCGGGGCCGGGCGGACGTGGTGGCGGTGGCGTGCGGCACGGGCGGGACCCTGGCCGGGCTGGCGGCGGGCCTGGCGCCGGGGCAGCGGGCGCTGGGCGTGCCGGTCCTGAGGGGCGGATTCCTGGGCGCGGAGGTGCGGGCGCTGCAGACGGCGGCGTTCGGCGGCCCGGCCGGCGAATGGAGCCTGGACGACCGCTTCCACTTCGGCGGGTACGGGCGGACGGGCCCCGTGCTGGAGGCGTTCGCGGAGGATTTCGCGGCGCGCCACGGGGTGGCGGTGGAGCGGCTGTACGTCGCCAAGATGCTGTACGCGCTGGTGGCGCTGGCCGAGGAGGGCGCCTTCGCGCCGGGTACGACGGTCGCCGCGGTGGTGACCGGGCGGCCGGATCCGGACGGGGGGCGGCACGCCTGAGCCGCGGGCGGTTCGACCGCCCGGGAGCTGGGTACGTCAACCCTCCGCCGGATCCTCGGGATTGGCCGCCGCAACCCCCTACCCACCGTACGTGCCCATGTGTCTACCATGAGTCACACCCATCGGTCCGGGGTCCCCGGCGACACGGCGGCGCGGATCGCGGTAGCGTCACAGGGACCACGCGTTTCGCGTACCGCACGGCTCCGGGGGATCTCGCTCCCCCGGCCCCCGAACGAGTTTGTGCCACCTTGGAGGTGAGGGTGTCCCAGATCGCAGGCGAGCCCGGGACCCAGGACTTCGTGGAAGTCCGGCTGCCCGCTGCGGGTGCCTACCTGTCCGTGCTGCGTACGGCCACGGCCGGTTTGGCGGCGCGTTTGGACTTCACCCTCGACGAGATCGAGGACCTGCGCATCGCGGTCGACGAGGCGTGCGCGATCCTGCTCCAGCAGGCCGTGGCCGGGTCGGTCCTCAGCTGCGTGTTCCGGCTGATCGACGACTCGCTGGAGGTCACGGTGTCGGCGCCCACCACCGACGGTCGCGCCCCCGAGCGGGACACGTTCGCCTGGACGGTGCTGTCCGCCCTGGCGGGCAAGGTGGACTCCTCGGTCGCCGACGACCGCACGGTCTCGATCAGCCTGTACAAACAGCGCGGCGCGGGACCCGGGCCGGCGTGATGGACGGGGACGGTCCGGTGCGGGACGAGGAGCGCGGCCCACGGGCGGTGGACGCGGCGGAGGGCATCGCGGGCATCCCGGAACAGCAGGCGCGGCCGCACCCGGTGGACGGTCCGGCGGAGGCGCCGGAGCGGACGCGGACGGGTGAGAGCGGGCAGCGGGGCAGGAACCAGCGGCACGACCCGCAGGACCGGAGCGGCGCGCGGGCGATGTTCGTCGAGCTGCGCGGCCTGCCGGACGGTTCGCCGGAGCGGGCCGAGCTGCGCAACCGGCTGGTGCGGATGCACCTGCCGCTCGTCGAGCACCTCGCACGCCGGTTCCGGAACCGGGGCGAGCCGCTGGACGACCTGACGCAGGTCGCGACGATCGGGCTG from Streptomyces sp. MRC013 includes the following:
- a CDS encoding anti-sigma regulatory factor → MSQIAGEPGTQDFVEVRLPAAGAYLSVLRTATAGLAARLDFTLDEIEDLRIAVDEACAILLQQAVAGSVLSCVFRLIDDSLEVTVSAPTTDGRAPERDTFAWTVLSALAGKVDSSVADDRTVSISLYKQRGAGPGPA
- a CDS encoding pyridoxal-phosphate dependent enzyme, whose translation is MIPRDPAAPEPRLAALEPRPPSPLRPVDDDRFARRGLRLLLKRDDLIHPDLVGNKWRKLAPTLAAAAGRPVLTFGGAYSNHLRATAAAGRLLGFPTVGVVRGDELAGRPLNRSLERCAADGMRLVFVDRATYRAKGDPEVVARLLEDAPEGTVVVPEGGSGAAAVRGCAELGRELRGRADVVAVACGTGGTLAGLAAGLAPGQRALGVPVLRGGFLGAEVRALQTAAFGGPAGEWSLDDRFHFGGYGRTGPVLEAFAEDFAARHGVAVERLYVAKMLYALVALAEEGAFAPGTTVAAVVTGRPDPDGGRHA
- a CDS encoding dihydrofolate reductase family protein, with translation MRTLTYLVACSIDGFIGDPEGDASSMFRFLDEEYLGYLATEYPETVNTEGRRALGIADAPNRHFDTVIQGRGSYRLGLDAGMPSPYGHLRQIVASRTMGASPHPDVEIVADDLAARVRALKAREGPLGIWLCGGAGVAGELMDEVDELVVKTYPQLYGSGMPMFGGVRFALADFVLHDVRSFGNGVVVRRYGRNR